The following proteins are encoded in a genomic region of Ostrea edulis chromosome 7, xbOstEdul1.1, whole genome shotgun sequence:
- the LOC125655869 gene encoding uncharacterized protein LOC125655869: MTQTERGIPIMQLCVAIIVMTLTMTKTIDAGKASPYGYYDSKYTCFRSIPKNFRLTVTSKCQTPKVRREIEYALKKYPAVKDSLKSSYITCSKPYVNNIGLE; encoded by the exons GATACCAATCATGCAGTTGTGTGTGGCCATTATTGTCATGACATTGACTATGACAAAAACGATTGACGCTGGGAAGGCATCACCATATGGATACTACGATTCTAAGTATACCTGCTTCCGAAGCATTCCAAAAAATTTCCGATTGACAGTTACCTCAAAGTGCCAGACGCCGAAAGTCAG ACGCGAAATTGAATATGCTTTGAAAAAATATCCAGCAGTCAAAGATTCCCTGAAGAGCAGTTACATCACATGCAGCAAACC GTATGTCAATAACATTGGCCTTGAATGA
- the LOC125656382 gene encoding putative nuclease HARBI1, which produces MQTGGSRKPDRTGFPGVVGCTDETIIKIQASKENEADYICQKGYYALNIQYQIIDLVAKWPGSVHDSRIFRESALCTYLEEGQIQGIVLGDSGYGLKPYLMTPYLSAETEATHKFNTAHCRTRVTIEQTYGIKKGSNALHCGLRINPEPACRVVTACVILQNIGLMKGDILTEVPPFTTDSSRAHDVVIPEDAIGRTVRDHIRDTYFHV; this is translated from the exons GATTTCCAGGTGTTGTGGGTTGTACTGATGAGACTATTATTAAGATTCAGGCTTCCAAAGAAAATGAAGCTGATTATATATGTCAGAAAGGATATTATGCCCTCAACATACAA TATCAAATAATTGACTTGGTGGCAAAGTGGCCAGGCAGTGTGCATGATTCAAGAATATTCCGTGAATCAGCCTTATGCACATATTTGGAGGAAG GTCAGATTCAGGGGATAGTACTTGGCGATTCAGGGTATGGCCTAAAACCTTATCTGATGACCCCATACTTATCAGCAGAGACAGAGGCCACACATAAGTTCAATACAGCTCATTGCAGAACTAG AGTAACCATAGAGCAAACGTATGGAATTAAAAAAGGATCCAATGCTCTTCACTGCGGATTAAGAATAAATCCTGAGCCAGCATGCAGGGTGGTAACAGCATGTGTCATACTGCAAAACATTGGTCTAATGAAGGGGGACATTTTGACAGAAGTGCCCCCGTTTACTACTGACTCCAGCAGAGCACATGATGTTGTTATCCCTGAGGATGCAATTGGTAGAACTGTGCGGGATCACATTAGAGACACCTACTTTCATGTTTAA